A section of the Malania oleifera isolate guangnan ecotype guangnan chromosome 2, ASM2987363v1, whole genome shotgun sequence genome encodes:
- the LOC131148639 gene encoding uncharacterized protein LOC131148639 has translation MSKGDDDARQYRCLKKYEEIVKQVLLIDELTDSMDLASKMSKRPKNSKGGSSSRSGVEGGGGGGAAESEEQQQQGGDGNNKVFVDTITRFLNDLRSSPTHDHHHSSSTTTTESHK, from the exons atgtcgaAGGGAGATGACGATGCAAGGCAGTATAGGTGCTTGAAAAAGTACGAAGAGATTGTAAAACAG GTTTTGCTGATAGACGAGCTGACTGACTCAATGGACCTTGCCTCCAAAATGTCAAAACGCCCCAAG AACTCAAAGGGAGGGAGCAGCAGTAGGTCGGGAGTGGAAGGTGGAGGTGGTGGTGGTGCAGCTGAATCAGAGGAACAGCAGCAGCAAGGTGGGGATGGGAATAACAAAGTGTTTGTGGATACAATTACCAGATTCCTCAATGACTTGAGATCAAGTCCTACTCATGATCATCATCATTCCAGTTCCACTACTACTACAGAATCTCATAAATAA